One genomic window of Kaistia geumhonensis includes the following:
- a CDS encoding RidA family protein yields MSAIEARLASLGITLPQPAAPAANYVPFVESRGMLYISGQIPVGPNGVDYVGKLGEEFGIEEGRAAARLCAINILAQARAALGDLDRVARIVKLTGFVNGTPAFTDQPKVVNGASDFMVEIFDEKGRHARSAVGVGGLPFGVAVEVEAIIEIA; encoded by the coding sequence ATGAGCGCCATCGAAGCCCGCCTCGCCTCGCTCGGCATCACGCTGCCGCAGCCGGCCGCGCCAGCCGCCAACTATGTTCCCTTCGTCGAAAGCCGGGGAATGCTCTACATCTCCGGCCAGATCCCGGTCGGCCCGAACGGTGTCGATTATGTCGGCAAGCTCGGCGAGGAGTTCGGCATCGAGGAAGGCCGGGCCGCGGCCAGGCTTTGCGCGATCAACATCCTGGCGCAGGCGCGCGCCGCCCTCGGCGATCTCGACCGCGTCGCGCGGATTGTGAAGCTCACCGGCTTCGTGAACGGCACGCCCGCCTTCACCGATCAGCCGAAGGTCGTCAACGGCGCGTCGGATTTCATGGTCGAGATCTTCGACGAGAAGGGCCGCCACGCCCGTTCGGCGGTCGGCGTCGGTGGCCTACCCTTCGGCGTCGCCGTCGAGGTGGAAGCGATCATCGAGATCGCCTGA
- a CDS encoding glycerophosphodiester phosphodiesterase family protein — protein sequence MAPAWLTARPIAHRGYHDAAAGRVENTLSAVRAAVEHRFAIEVDLQLSADGAVVVFHDDTVDRVLEGTGRVDGFSLSALKSLDFRSGSDRVPTLGELLATVAGAVPLVLELKSDFSGNRKLEEAAAPILAGYDGPVVVMSFDPDSMAAMQRLTPQIPRGIVADRYTDLNDWGFLPATKRRRLRHVLDVPRVGAAFVSYDIHGLPTLATSVLRAIGRPLITWTIRTPADREKARRVADQITFEGFDPDA from the coding sequence ATGGCTCCCGCCTGGCTGACCGCGCGTCCGATCGCCCATCGCGGCTACCACGATGCCGCCGCAGGCCGCGTGGAGAACACGCTCTCGGCCGTCCGCGCGGCGGTGGAGCATCGCTTCGCGATCGAGGTCGACCTGCAGCTTTCGGCGGACGGCGCGGTGGTCGTCTTCCATGACGATACGGTCGACCGGGTCCTCGAGGGGACCGGCCGTGTCGACGGCTTCAGTCTTTCGGCCCTCAAGTCGCTCGATTTCCGCAGCGGCAGCGACCGCGTGCCGACGCTCGGCGAACTGCTCGCGACGGTCGCCGGCGCGGTACCGCTGGTGCTGGAGCTGAAGAGCGATTTCTCGGGCAACCGGAAGCTGGAAGAGGCGGCGGCGCCGATCCTCGCCGGCTATGACGGTCCCGTGGTGGTCATGTCCTTCGATCCCGACTCCATGGCCGCCATGCAGCGGCTCACGCCGCAGATCCCGCGCGGCATCGTCGCCGACCGCTACACCGATCTGAACGACTGGGGCTTCCTGCCGGCGACGAAGCGGCGGCGGCTGCGGCACGTCCTCGATGTGCCGCGGGTCGGCGCCGCCTTCGTCTCCTACGACATCCACGGCCTGCCGACCCTCGCGACTTCGGTGCTGCGGGCCATCGGACGACCGCTGATCACCTGGACCATCCGCACGCCGGCCGACCGCGAGAAGGCGCGCCGGGTCGCCGATCAGATCACCTTCGAGGGCTTCGATCCCGACGCCTGA